From Glycine max cultivar Williams 82 chromosome 11, Glycine_max_v4.0, whole genome shotgun sequence, the proteins below share one genomic window:
- the LOC100786658 gene encoding xanthoxin dehydrogenase, which produces MSTTGTVLASTPTQRLLGKVALVTGGASGIGESIVRLFHIHGAKICIADVQDNLGKQVCQSLGDEANVVFVHCDVTVEDDVSHAVDFTVGKFGTLHIIVNNAGISGSPCSDIRNADLSEFDKVFSVNTKGVFHGMKHAARIMIPKKKGSIISLCSVASAIGGLGPHAYTGSKYAVLGLTKNVAAELGKHAIRVNCVSPYGVATGLALAHLPEDERTDDALVSFRDFTGRMANLQGVELTTHDVANAVLFLASDDAKYISGENLMVDGGFTSANHSLQVFR; this is translated from the exons ATGTCCACTACTGGTACTGTTCTGGCTTCCACTCCAACACAAAG GCTATTAGGCAAAGTGGCATTGGTTACTGGTGGAGCGTCTGGAATTGGAGAAAGCATTGTGCGCCTCTTCCATATCCATGGTGCTAAAATATGTATAGCTGATGTGCAAGACAACCTTGGAAAGCAGGTCTGTCAGTCTCTTGGTGATGAAGCAAATGTTGTTTTTGTCCATTGTGATGTTACAGTAGAGGATGATGTTTCCCATGCAGTGGACTTCACTGTGGGTAAATTTGGCACCCTTCACATCATAGTCAACAATGCCGGAATTTCTGGATCACCTTGTTCCGATATCCGCAATGCAGACTTATCAGAATTCGATAAGGTGTTTAGTGTAAATACGAAGGGAGTGTTCCACGGGATGAAACACGCTGCTCGAATTATGATCCCGAAGAAGAAGGGCTCAATCATTTCTTTATGCAGTGTAGCAAGTGCCATAGGTGGCTTAGGACCGCATGCATACACAGGGTCCAAGTATGCTGTATTGGGGCTCACAAAGAATGTTGCAGCTGAATTGGGGAAACATGCTATAAGAGTGAACTGTGTGTCACCTTATGGTGTTGCAACAGGTTTGGCCTTGGCTCATTTGCCTGAGGATGAGAGAACTGATGATGCCTTGGTCAGTTTTCGTGATTTTACTGGGAGAATGGCCAACTTGCAGGGGGTAGAATTAACTACTCACGATGTGGCTAATGCTGTGCTCTTCCTTGCAAGTGATGATGCTAAATATATAAGTGGAGAGAATCTCATGGTTGATGGAGGCTTCACAAGTGCAAATCACTCACTCCAAGTTTTTAGATGA